The Solibacillus sp. FSL R7-0682 genome includes a window with the following:
- the rny gene encoding ribonuclease Y, with protein sequence MESILPALLGFAVGVAVIYFYMKKVNESKVTGAKHVAEQIVEEAKREADALKKEALLEAKDETHKFRTEAENDIRERRGELQKQENRLLQREENLDRKDDALNKRETSLERKEEALTSRQQHIEQMESKVEELVASAKTELERIAALTREEAKEIILEEVENELTTDISVMTKEAETRAKEESDKKAREILSLALQRFAADHVAETTVSVVNLPNDEMKGRIIGREGRNIRTLETLTGIDLIIDDTPEAVILSGFDPIRRETARLALEKLVQDGRIHPARIEEMVEKSRREVDEQIRETGEQTTFEVGIHNLHPDLMKILGRMKYRTSYGQNVLKHSIEVAHLAGLLAAELGEDVTLARRAGLLHDIGKAIDHEVEGSHVEIGVELATKYKEHPVVINSIASHHGDAEATSVIAVLVAAADALSAARPGARSETLENYIRRLEKLEEISESYDGVEKSFAIQAGREVRIIVQPEKIDDLASHRLARDIRKRIEEELDYPGHIKVTVIRETRAVEYAK encoded by the coding sequence ATGGAATCAATACTCCCTGCTTTGCTAGGATTCGCTGTCGGTGTCGCTGTTATCTATTTCTACATGAAAAAAGTGAATGAGTCAAAAGTAACTGGTGCAAAGCATGTTGCGGAACAAATCGTGGAAGAAGCGAAACGCGAAGCAGATGCTCTGAAAAAAGAGGCACTACTTGAAGCAAAGGATGAAACTCACAAATTTCGTACTGAAGCAGAAAATGACATTCGTGAACGTCGTGGAGAACTTCAGAAACAAGAGAACCGTTTATTGCAAAGAGAAGAAAATCTTGATCGCAAGGATGATGCTCTGAACAAAAGAGAGACAAGCTTAGAGCGTAAGGAAGAAGCTCTTACAAGCAGACAACAGCATATTGAACAGATGGAAAGCAAAGTGGAAGAACTTGTTGCAAGTGCAAAGACAGAACTTGAGCGCATTGCAGCTCTAACACGTGAAGAGGCAAAGGAAATCATTCTGGAAGAAGTTGAAAATGAACTGACAACAGATATTTCGGTTATGACGAAGGAAGCAGAAACACGTGCGAAAGAAGAGTCAGATAAAAAAGCGCGCGAAATTTTATCATTGGCATTGCAACGTTTTGCAGCTGACCATGTTGCAGAAACAACAGTGTCGGTTGTAAACTTACCGAATGATGAAATGAAAGGTCGCATCATTGGGCGTGAAGGTCGAAATATTCGCACACTGGAAACACTTACAGGTATTGATTTAATTATCGATGATACTCCTGAAGCAGTTATTCTATCTGGATTTGATCCAATTCGTCGTGAAACAGCGCGTCTTGCATTAGAAAAATTAGTTCAAGATGGCCGAATTCACCCAGCACGAATTGAAGAAATGGTCGAAAAATCTCGTCGTGAAGTGGATGAACAAATCCGTGAAACGGGAGAGCAAACTACGTTTGAAGTAGGTATTCATAACTTACACCCAGACTTAATGAAAATCCTTGGCCGTATGAAATATCGTACAAGCTATGGACAAAATGTATTAAAGCACTCAATTGAAGTTGCTCATTTAGCTGGTTTACTTGCTGCAGAATTGGGTGAAGACGTAACATTAGCACGCCGAGCAGGTTTATTACATGACATCGGTAAAGCGATTGATCATGAAGTAGAAGGAAGCCACGTTGAAATCGGAGTGGAGCTTGCAACGAAGTATAAAGAACACCCAGTTGTTATTAATTCGATTGCATCTCACCATGGTGATGCAGAAGCAACTTCAGTTATTGCCGTACTTGTTGCAGCAGCTGACGCACTATCAGCAGCTCGTCCAGGTGCGCGTAGTGAAACACTTGAAAACTATATTCGCCGTTTAGAAAAGCTAGAAGAGATTTCTGAAAGCTATGACGGTGTCGAAAAATCATTTGCAATTCAAGCAGGTCGTGAAGTACGTATTATTGTTCAACCAGAAAAAATTGATGATCTTGCATCGCATCGTTTAGCTCGTGATATACGAAAACGTATTGAAGAAGAGTTAGACTACCCTGGTCACATTAAAGTAACAGTCATTCGTGAAACACGCGCAGTGGAATACGCGAAATAA
- a CDS encoding competence/damage-inducible protein A has product MNAEIIAVGSELLLGQIANTNAKFISSQLSELGINVYYHTVVGDNRSRLIDAITIAEQRADVIIFSGGLGPTKDDLTKETIAQHLNRALIFDKTALFSIEEFFAKRERPMTENNRKQALVIEDCDVLANHHGMAPGMFFKANERIYILLPGPPKELEPMFQYEAKPKLAAVLNDGGVILSHVLRFYGIGEAELEDRIQHILDEQTNPTVAPLASDGEVTLRITAKSPDEHQAMQLINTKKQEILALVGEYHYGDNDDSLASKLVEMLIERNLTISAAESLTAGLFQSELAEISGVGQALIGGVVTYTEQTKIEQLGICKELLQEHSVVSSECAGEMALRVRKNFNTDIGVGLTGAAGPTSHGDQPAGTVWIGICIGQQSPKTYCLHLSGSRNTNRLRAVKFTFSYLMRELMKSGFKK; this is encoded by the coding sequence ATGAATGCAGAAATAATTGCAGTTGGCTCGGAACTACTACTTGGACAAATCGCGAACACGAATGCAAAGTTTATTTCGAGTCAACTGTCAGAGCTTGGTATCAATGTTTATTACCATACAGTAGTTGGGGACAATCGTAGCCGTTTAATAGATGCAATTACGATTGCAGAGCAACGGGCAGATGTTATTATCTTTTCTGGAGGGCTTGGTCCTACGAAAGATGATTTGACGAAAGAAACAATTGCCCAGCATTTAAATAGAGCACTTATCTTCGATAAAACGGCACTTTTTTCGATTGAAGAGTTTTTTGCAAAACGTGAACGACCGATGACGGAAAATAATCGAAAGCAGGCACTTGTCATTGAAGACTGTGATGTGCTTGCAAATCATCACGGAATGGCTCCGGGAATGTTTTTCAAAGCGAACGAGCGAATTTATATATTATTACCTGGGCCTCCAAAAGAACTGGAGCCGATGTTCCAATACGAAGCGAAGCCAAAATTGGCTGCAGTATTAAATGATGGTGGTGTAATTTTATCGCATGTTTTACGCTTTTATGGTATCGGAGAAGCCGAGTTAGAAGACCGTATACAACATATTTTAGATGAGCAAACAAACCCTACTGTTGCACCACTTGCTTCAGATGGTGAAGTTACGTTGAGAATTACAGCGAAATCGCCAGATGAACACCAGGCAATGCAACTAATCAATACAAAAAAACAAGAGATTTTAGCGCTCGTTGGAGAATACCATTATGGAGATAATGACGATTCCCTTGCATCTAAACTAGTAGAAATGCTTATTGAACGTAATTTAACCATTTCCGCAGCTGAAAGCTTAACTGCTGGTCTTTTCCAATCCGAGTTAGCTGAAATTTCAGGTGTTGGACAAGCACTAATTGGTGGGGTTGTTACGTACACAGAGCAGACAAAAATTGAACAGCTTGGAATATGTAAGGAGCTCTTACAGGAGCATAGTGTAGTGAGTAGTGAATGCGCGGGTGAAATGGCTCTTCGAGTACGTAAAAATTTTAATACGGATATTGGAGTTGGGTTAACTGGTGCAGCAGGTCCTACAAGTCATGGGGACCAACCAGCTGGCACAGTTTGGATTGGTATTTGTATCGGACAACAAAGCCCAAAAACTTACTGTTTACATTTATCAGGTTCACGAAATACGAATCGATTACGTGCAGTCAAATTTACATTTAGTTATTTAATGCGTGAATTGATGAAGAGTGGTTTTAAAAAGTAA
- a CDS encoding LCP family glycopolymer transferase → MKKIWKWVVAIPIGLSIVSTATLLYVYGEIKSTAKEMYTPISNELNLPEKRVQNVNITTKKEPFSALILGVDERDGDNGRSDTMIVMTVNPTLKTTKMLSIPRDTYTEIMGKGYKDKINHAYAFGGMEMSVKTVENLLAIPIDYVAKVNMESFVDIIDIVGGITVDNTLDFYFDGEHFPVGEIDLDGEMSLKYVRMRYDDPSGDFGRQNRQKQIIHGVIKESMSLNTVWNYKSIFRTLEENVEINLAFDDLLNIRKNYGDSFSKIEQLYMNKGTSMMNNNIYYYVPNNYELLEIQHALQQHLEMET, encoded by the coding sequence ATGAAAAAAATTTGGAAGTGGGTTGTCGCTATTCCCATTGGTTTAAGCATAGTGAGCACGGCCACCCTGCTATATGTATACGGTGAAATAAAAAGTACCGCAAAAGAAATGTATACACCCATTTCAAATGAATTAAATTTACCAGAAAAAAGAGTACAAAATGTCAATATTACGACTAAAAAAGAGCCATTCTCTGCCTTGATTCTAGGTGTCGATGAACGCGATGGTGATAACGGCCGCTCCGACACGATGATTGTCATGACAGTTAATCCAACGCTTAAAACAACAAAAATGCTCAGTATACCGCGCGATACGTATACAGAGATAATGGGAAAGGGCTATAAAGATAAGATTAATCATGCCTATGCGTTTGGTGGAATGGAAATGTCCGTAAAAACCGTCGAAAATTTGTTGGCAATACCAATTGATTATGTTGCGAAGGTGAATATGGAAAGCTTTGTTGACATTATTGATATCGTGGGTGGAATTACAGTAGATAATACGTTGGACTTTTATTTTGATGGAGAGCATTTTCCTGTAGGGGAAATAGACTTGGATGGTGAAATGTCGTTGAAATATGTACGCATGCGCTATGATGATCCATCAGGTGACTTTGGACGACAAAATCGGCAAAAGCAAATTATCCATGGAGTGATAAAAGAAAGTATGTCACTAAATACAGTATGGAACTACAAATCGATATTCAGAACGTTGGAGGAAAATGTCGAAATAAACTTGGCCTTTGATGATCTACTAAACATACGCAAAAACTATGGTGATAGTTTTAGTAAAATTGAGCAGCTTTATATGAATAAAGGTACAAGTATGATGAACAATAATATTTATTACTATGTACCAAATAATTATGAGTTATTAGAAATTCAACATGCACTTCAACAGCATTTGGAAATGGAGACTTGA
- a CDS encoding polysaccharide biosynthesis protein, which translates to MNYTARYTIFFILDSLIVISAIFISYLLLHPTFNIYSDSLIIISSITLLISHHIMAYLFQLYNRIWSLASVRELLTIAYAVTISVIAASIMQLLIKGDIYVRVMVITWLLHIVLIGGSRFLLRILHDRTSFKPHGNLRRVLIIGAGEAGTMLLRSIKRNSSEYQVVAFVDDDRNKKHLKLMDVKVYGTTKDIPRIVQDKKIDEIILAIPSLCKRDIREIYSRCIETKATIKIMPKIENVMTGKVSVNDIQEIKIEDLLGREEIKLDMLAISNNLTKKIILVTGAGGSIGSEICRQVAQFQPTQVILLGHGENSIYTIHMELLEEKELKGIEFIPIIADVQDRERIFEVVEQFRPDVIYHAAAHKHVPMMECNPREAVKNNIFGTKNVADAAHTFGVSNFVMISTDKAVNPPNIMGATKRIAEMIIQNLATYSETNFAAVRFGNVLGSRGSVIPRFKAQIAAGGPVTVTHPEMTRYFMTIPEASRLVLQAGALAHGGEVFVLDMGEPLKIVDLAKNLIRLSGFTEEEIGIEFSGIRPGEKMYEELLNAAEIQEESIYPKIHVGKANCMEEPLLMEVLIELEECDLVVVKQKLIDIANGRWTINKKEITLLNQAL; encoded by the coding sequence GTGAATTACACTGCTAGGTACACAATATTTTTTATTCTAGATTCACTTATTGTAATATCAGCTATTTTTATTAGTTACTTGTTATTGCATCCAACATTTAATATTTATTCTGATTCATTAATCATTATAAGCTCAATCACATTGTTAATCAGTCATCATATTATGGCCTATTTGTTCCAGCTGTATAATCGCATCTGGAGTTTAGCTTCAGTTAGGGAATTATTGACTATAGCTTATGCGGTAACTATATCAGTTATTGCAGCGAGTATCATGCAACTTCTAATAAAAGGCGATATATATGTCCGAGTAATGGTTATTACTTGGCTATTGCATATTGTATTAATCGGAGGTTCACGCTTTTTACTAAGAATATTACATGATAGAACTTCTTTTAAACCTCATGGTAATTTAAGAAGAGTATTAATCATCGGGGCTGGGGAGGCGGGTACAATGCTTCTCCGTAGTATTAAGAGGAATTCATCCGAATATCAAGTAGTGGCCTTTGTCGACGATGATCGAAATAAAAAACACTTAAAATTAATGGACGTTAAAGTATATGGAACAACAAAAGATATTCCACGTATTGTGCAAGATAAAAAAATTGATGAAATTATTTTAGCTATCCCTTCTCTTTGTAAAAGGGATATTCGAGAAATTTATTCACGTTGCATTGAAACAAAAGCGACAATAAAAATTATGCCAAAAATTGAGAATGTCATGACAGGTAAAGTTTCGGTTAATGATATACAGGAAATAAAAATCGAAGACTTACTAGGACGTGAAGAAATCAAACTCGATATGTTGGCAATCTCCAATAATCTAACAAAAAAAATAATCCTCGTAACAGGTGCTGGCGGATCGATAGGTTCTGAAATTTGTCGTCAAGTAGCACAATTCCAACCAACACAAGTTATTCTACTAGGTCACGGTGAAAATTCAATATACACAATCCATATGGAATTATTAGAAGAGAAAGAATTAAAAGGAATAGAGTTCATTCCAATTATTGCGGATGTCCAAGATAGAGAACGAATTTTTGAAGTAGTCGAACAGTTTCGGCCAGACGTAATTTATCATGCAGCTGCTCATAAACATGTACCTATGATGGAGTGTAACCCTCGTGAAGCAGTAAAAAATAACATCTTTGGGACAAAAAATGTGGCAGACGCGGCACATACATTTGGTGTGTCCAATTTTGTCATGATTTCTACTGATAAAGCGGTTAACCCCCCCAATATTATGGGAGCAACGAAGCGAATTGCTGAAATGATTATTCAAAATTTAGCAACCTATAGCGAGACGAATTTTGCTGCAGTTCGTTTTGGCAATGTTCTTGGGTCACGCGGAAGTGTAATTCCACGATTTAAGGCACAAATTGCTGCAGGTGGACCTGTCACCGTCACACATCCAGAAATGACCCGATATTTTATGACTATCCCTGAAGCATCCCGACTTGTTTTACAAGCTGGGGCACTTGCACACGGAGGAGAAGTATTCGTACTCGATATGGGAGAGCCATTAAAAATTGTAGATTTAGCAAAAAATCTAATTCGTTTGTCTGGCTTTACAGAAGAGGAAATTGGTATTGAATTCTCGGGTATTCGCCCAGGCGAAAAAATGTATGAGGAATTACTGAATGCAGCAGAAATTCAAGAAGAATCTATCTATCCTAAAATTCATGTCGGGAAAGCAAATTGTATGGAGGAACCTCTTTTAATGGAAGTACTGATTGAATTAGAAGAATGCGATTTAGTGGTGGTAAAACAAAAGCTAATTGATATCGCTAATGGTAGATGGACTATAAATAAGAAAGAAATAACATTGCTTAACCAGGCATTATAA
- a CDS encoding VanZ family protein: MKKFLPWFAVLLWMLVIFYFSHQPATLSNQLSSSITEELIELVDKIVPVSDSKLESVNHLVRKNAHFIIYFVLGMFVAFGLRTIGFQGNRLVKFALLICVLYAVSDEVHQYFVDGRGPQVKDVLIDSAGAIIGISLFCFVDWLVKKSGKL, translated from the coding sequence ATGAAGAAATTCCTTCCATGGTTCGCCGTACTACTTTGGATGCTTGTAATCTTTTACTTTTCCCATCAACCAGCTACATTATCCAATCAACTTAGCTCAAGTATCACCGAAGAACTAATAGAACTCGTTGACAAGATAGTCCCTGTTTCAGATTCTAAATTAGAAAGTGTCAACCACCTTGTTCGAAAGAATGCCCATTTCATAATTTATTTTGTACTTGGTATGTTTGTTGCTTTTGGGCTAAGGACAATAGGTTTTCAAGGAAACCGCCTTGTGAAATTCGCTCTACTAATTTGTGTCCTTTATGCGGTATCTGATGAGGTTCACCAATATTTTGTAGACGGTAGAGGGCCTCAGGTGAAGGATGTGCTGATTGATAGTGCCGGCGCTATTATAGGGATTAGCTTGTTTTGCTTCGTTGATTGGTTGGTGAAAAAAAGTGGTAAATTATAA
- a CDS encoding sugar transferase, with translation MYRIVKRLFDIILSFTALIVLSPLFLLLTIVIKLDSKGPVLFKQKRVGIHKSYFTILKFRTMRIDTPKDTATHLLEDPEQYLTKIGKFLRKTSLDELPQIWNIFIGQMSIVGPRPALWNQYDLIDERSKYGANDVPPGLTGWAQINGRDGLSIEEKTRLDGEYVRNIGFWMDVKCFFGTFIRILTTEGVVEGGTGAIKSKES, from the coding sequence TTGTATAGGATTGTAAAAAGACTGTTCGATATTATACTTTCTTTCACTGCATTAATCGTATTATCACCATTATTTTTACTATTGACTATTGTCATTAAACTCGATTCGAAAGGTCCAGTATTGTTTAAACAAAAAAGAGTGGGAATTCATAAAAGTTATTTTACGATTTTAAAGTTCCGAACAATGAGAATCGATACGCCTAAGGATACTGCAACCCATTTACTAGAAGATCCCGAGCAGTATTTAACGAAAATAGGGAAATTTTTAAGGAAAACAAGTTTAGATGAATTGCCTCAAATTTGGAATATATTTATTGGACAAATGAGCATTGTTGGACCAAGGCCGGCATTATGGAATCAGTATGATTTAATTGACGAACGGAGTAAGTATGGTGCCAATGATGTACCACCAGGGTTAACGGGGTGGGCTCAAATTAATGGCAGAGATGGGCTATCAATTGAAGAAAAGACAAGACTAGATGGCGAGTATGTAAGGAATATAGGTTTTTGGATGGATGTAAAATGCTTCTTCGGTACGTTTATCAGAATTTTAACAACAGAGGGAGTTGTCGAAGGGGGGACTGGAGCTATTAAATCTAAGGAAAGTTAG
- a CDS encoding tyrosine-protein phosphatase, which produces MVDIHSHILWAVDDGPENLEEAIKLLEQASNEGITEMIATSHSNHPLYHVDYETVKNQLNYLQNLLIERGIPLTLHKGHEVRLSEHILHLVKAGKCHTLAESNYILLELPSYTVPNYTVYIIRELIAEGFTPIIAHPERNKLIVENPIHLERLIREGAMAQVTAGSLAGHFGRTIQNVALDLVKVNLVQTYGSDVHNLTKRPFLFNEGLKYLEKKKQFDSIEILLENNSRVIRDLPLIIQEQEEIETTKWWGIFNR; this is translated from the coding sequence ATGGTTGATATTCATTCACATATTTTATGGGCTGTTGATGACGGTCCAGAAAATTTGGAGGAAGCTATAAAGCTATTGGAACAGGCATCAAATGAAGGTATTACAGAGATGATTGCTACGTCTCACAGCAATCATCCTCTATATCATGTGGATTATGAAACAGTAAAAAATCAATTAAATTACTTACAAAATCTATTAATTGAAAGAGGTATTCCCTTAACTCTTCATAAAGGACATGAAGTAAGATTATCAGAACATATTTTACATCTAGTGAAAGCTGGGAAATGCCATACATTAGCTGAATCGAATTATATTTTGTTAGAATTACCATCTTATACAGTACCAAATTATACCGTTTATATTATTCGTGAATTAATAGCAGAAGGATTTACCCCAATAATCGCTCACCCAGAGCGTAATAAGCTGATTGTAGAAAATCCAATACATCTAGAGCGATTAATCCGTGAAGGAGCTATGGCACAAGTGACAGCTGGCAGTTTGGCAGGGCATTTTGGACGCACTATTCAAAATGTAGCTTTAGACTTAGTGAAAGTAAACTTAGTGCAAACATATGGATCAGATGTTCATAATTTAACAAAGCGTCCTTTTTTGTTTAACGAAGGGCTAAAATATTTAGAAAAGAAAAAGCAATTTGATTCTATTGAAATATTGTTAGAAAATAATTCAAGAGTTATAAGGGATTTACCTCTGATTATTCAAGAACAAGAAGAAATTGAGACAACAAAATGGTGGGGAATATTTAATAGATAA
- the galE gene encoding UDP-glucose 4-epimerase GalE: protein MNRGGTTTKVLVTGGAGYIGAHTCIALIEAGHSVVVADNLSNSKKESIEKIKSITNIDFPFYEIDVTNKQAVENIFENNSIDGVIHFAGYKAVSESVVKPSMYYENNLTSTLVLANICLKYDINRFVFSSSATVYGENQVPFVESMELLPTTNPYGETKAICERILTDIAKANRSFSVSILRYFNPIGAHESGLIGEVPNGIPNNLMPYITQVAKGKLKYLSVFGNDYSTIDGTGVRDYIHVMDIAEGHVAALTFLTEGVHIYNLGTGQGTSVLQLVRAFEEANGVTIPYKIVNRRQGDIASCYADVCKARQELHWVSKRDIGTMCKDAWRFEQNYDYHKV from the coding sequence ATTAACAGAGGAGGTACGACAACGAAGGTTTTAGTAACTGGAGGTGCGGGATACATCGGTGCACATACATGTATAGCGCTAATTGAAGCAGGGCATTCAGTGGTTGTCGCAGATAATCTCAGCAATAGTAAAAAAGAATCTATCGAGAAAATCAAAAGTATTACAAATATAGATTTTCCATTTTACGAAATTGATGTAACTAATAAACAGGCAGTAGAGAATATTTTCGAAAATAATTCTATTGATGGTGTGATCCATTTTGCGGGATATAAAGCAGTTAGTGAATCAGTAGTGAAACCATCAATGTATTACGAGAATAATCTTACCAGTACACTTGTGCTGGCTAATATTTGTTTGAAATATGATATTAACCGTTTTGTATTTAGTTCATCAGCTACGGTGTACGGTGAAAATCAGGTGCCGTTTGTTGAGTCGATGGAATTATTACCTACTACGAACCCTTATGGTGAGACAAAGGCAATTTGTGAGCGAATTTTAACAGATATCGCTAAGGCTAATCGTTCATTTTCAGTTTCCATACTTCGTTATTTTAATCCAATAGGAGCCCATGAAAGTGGCTTGATAGGTGAAGTTCCGAATGGAATACCGAATAACTTAATGCCTTATATAACACAAGTAGCAAAAGGCAAATTAAAATATTTAAGTGTATTTGGAAATGACTATTCAACGATAGATGGAACGGGTGTACGTGATTATATTCATGTGATGGATATAGCAGAAGGCCATGTTGCTGCACTAACTTTTCTTACAGAAGGCGTCCATATTTATAATTTAGGTACAGGTCAAGGAACGAGCGTTTTACAATTAGTAAGGGCATTTGAAGAGGCGAATGGAGTTACGATTCCTTATAAAATCGTTAATCGAAGACAAGGAGATATTGCGTCCTGTTATGCCGATGTATGTAAAGCAAGGCAAGAGCTACATTGGGTATCGAAGCGAGATATTGGAACTATGTGCAAAGACGCGTGGCGCTTTGAACAAAATTATGATTATCACAAAGTTTAA
- the recA gene encoding recombinase RecA — protein sequence MSDRKAALDMALKQIEKQFGKGSVMKLGENTDRKMETSSSGSIAIDAALGVGGYPRGRIVEIYGPESSGKTTVTLHAIAEIQANGGTAAFIDAEHALDPVYAQKLGVNIDELLLAQPDTGEQALEIAEALVRSGAIDVIVIDSVAALVPKAEIEGEMGDSHMGLQARLMSQALRKLSGVINKSNTLAIFINQVREKIGVMFGNPETTTGGRALKFYSSIRLEVRKGEAIKQGTDIVGNKTKIKVVKNKVAPPFRTAEVDIMYGEGISKEGEIVDIGADLDIIQKSGSWYSYNNDRIGQGRENVKQFLKENPAIRDEIAEKIRQHFGIGEMGYTIGAHDHQESEEELELFGEDEK from the coding sequence TTGAGCGATCGTAAAGCAGCGTTAGATATGGCGTTAAAACAAATAGAAAAACAATTTGGTAAAGGTTCAGTAATGAAGCTAGGTGAAAATACGGACCGTAAAATGGAAACATCTTCATCTGGTTCAATTGCAATTGATGCTGCATTAGGTGTAGGCGGGTATCCACGTGGACGTATTGTGGAAATCTACGGCCCAGAGTCTTCTGGTAAGACGACAGTTACATTACATGCGATTGCAGAAATTCAAGCAAATGGTGGTACAGCCGCATTTATCGATGCGGAGCACGCACTGGATCCAGTTTATGCTCAAAAATTAGGCGTTAATATTGATGAGCTATTATTAGCGCAACCTGATACAGGTGAACAGGCGCTTGAAATTGCGGAAGCTTTAGTACGTTCAGGTGCAATCGACGTAATCGTAATTGACTCAGTAGCAGCGCTAGTACCAAAAGCAGAGATTGAAGGCGAGATGGGTGACTCACATATGGGTCTACAAGCGCGTTTAATGTCTCAAGCGCTTCGTAAATTATCGGGTGTTATTAATAAATCAAATACACTTGCAATCTTCATTAACCAAGTACGTGAAAAAATTGGTGTCATGTTCGGTAACCCAGAAACAACTACAGGTGGACGTGCATTAAAGTTCTATTCTTCTATTCGTTTAGAAGTGCGTAAAGGTGAAGCAATTAAACAAGGTACAGACATTGTAGGGAATAAAACAAAAATTAAAGTAGTAAAAAATAAGGTTGCGCCACCATTCCGTACAGCTGAAGTTGATATTATGTACGGTGAAGGGATTTCAAAAGAAGGTGAAATCGTCGATATCGGTGCAGATTTAGATATTATTCAAAAAAGTGGTTCATGGTATTCGTATAATAACGATCGTATTGGACAAGGTCGTGAAAACGTGAAGCAATTCTTAAAGGAAAATCCGGCAATTCGAGATGAAATTGCAGAGAAAATTCGTCAGCACTTCGGAATTGGTGAAATGGGTTACACAATTGGTGCTCACGATCATCAAGAAAGTGAAGAAGAGCTAGAGTTATTCGGAGAAGACGAAAAATAA
- a CDS encoding TIGR00282 family metallophosphoesterase — protein sequence MKVLFIGDIVGSIGRDAVEKYLPRLKKKYAIDVVIANGENAAAGRGITRSIYNDLLQMGVDVITMGNHTWDNKDIFEFIDDADYLIRPANFSKDAPGKGMVQVSKNGVTISVINLHGRVFLPPHEDPFAMADELVAEASKTSPLVFVDFHAEATSEKIALGWHLDGRASVVVGTHTHVQTADNRIYPGGTAYITDVGMTGPYDEILGMGKENVIYKFQTNMPARFEVPKNGREVLSAFFVEVDDKTGKALHQERVYINADNPFQA from the coding sequence ATGAAGGTTTTATTTATCGGCGATATCGTTGGTTCGATTGGTCGTGATGCAGTAGAGAAATATTTACCGCGTCTAAAGAAAAAATATGCAATCGATGTGGTTATTGCGAACGGTGAAAATGCTGCAGCAGGTCGTGGCATTACGCGTTCCATCTATAATGATTTATTACAAATGGGTGTAGATGTTATTACGATGGGCAACCATACGTGGGACAATAAAGACATCTTTGAATTTATCGATGATGCGGATTATTTAATTCGTCCTGCAAACTTTTCAAAGGATGCCCCAGGTAAGGGTATGGTACAAGTGTCTAAAAACGGCGTAACCATTTCGGTTATTAATTTACATGGGCGAGTATTCCTACCGCCACATGAAGATCCATTTGCAATGGCTGATGAGTTGGTTGCAGAAGCAAGCAAAACGTCACCATTAGTATTTGTTGATTTTCATGCAGAAGCGACAAGTGAAAAAATTGCACTTGGATGGCATTTGGACGGTCGCGCATCTGTGGTTGTAGGTACGCACACGCATGTACAAACAGCTGACAATCGCATTTATCCAGGTGGGACAGCCTATATTACAGATGTAGGCATGACGGGTCCATATGACGAAATCTTAGGCATGGGCAAAGAGAATGTTATCTACAAATTTCAAACAAATATGCCAGCTCGTTTCGAAGTACCGAAAAATGGTCGGGAAGTATTGAGTGCATTCTTTGTCGAAGTAGACGACAAAACCGGAAAAGCATTACATCAAGAGCGTGTGTATATAAACGCAGACAATCCATTTCAAGCATAG